In a single window of the Podospora pseudocomata strain CBS 415.72m chromosome 2 map unlocalized CBS415.72m_2, whole genome shotgun sequence genome:
- a CDS encoding uncharacterized protein (EggNog:ENOG503NZH0), giving the protein MAFIQDPRMRQRWNQISHTTEAVTETAAANIWTFGHTYITPCLGSIGQALDSCTSVCLGDREDRARRARERDHGARRTRAEYTFDFYDDWDDYYGDVEDGPDHRENGGGSGGGGGWGRWGVNSEDWDRLLAGTGAVRGGQGEEVDQQPRRKRGMSYGTSRIRRKGTGLVEEEDPNVIPRTAPLGFLGRLPFKIVGSLRYKPSAANLREHPGGGTFGRGGAGDEHRPLLGAQEEEHDGKRQRKRGGEESSTRTRSNTTESGDTSSSYRSRGDLFPSDGEGDEDAVPLDENEFTVALNRVGVDDRSSNRTRSSKGKRPADRDSKKGLSRTVSRTTLDSAYTPDSASPFPTYEDGDAVPLSMQELQQEEERAKKEEDEEIERRRRAASQLAVKRGLSVDDYQVESEDQSPCSINQSFPNSDPDEETQPELEAKIPVEEPPKHQQQQELELPTEPKKMSEVEPAVRFVPAKLPHFG; this is encoded by the coding sequence ATGGCCTTCATTCAGGACCCCCGCATGCGCCAGCGCTGGAACCAAATCTCGCACACGACCGAGGCCGTCACCGAGACGGCAGCGGCCAACATTTGGACGTTTGGACACACGTACATCACCCCCTGCCTTGGCTCCATCGGCCAGGCTTTGGACTCGTGCACCTCTGTCTGTCTTGGCGACCGGGAGGACCGCGCGAGACGCGCACGGGAGCGAGACCATGgcgcgaggaggacgagggcgGAATACACGTTTGACTTTTATGACGATTGGGATGATTACtatggtgatgttgaagacggTCCCGACCACCGTGAGAatggtggggggagtggtggtggcggtggttgggggaggtggggggtgaATAGTGAGGATTGGGATAGGTTGTTGGCTGGGACGGGTGCGGTGAGGGGGgggcagggggaggaggttgaccaGCAGCCGCGGAGGAAACGGGGGATGAGTTATGGGACTAGTCGGATaaggaggaaggggacgggtttggtggaggaggaggatccgAATGTGATTCCTAGGACGGCGCCGCTGGGGTTCTTGGGGAGGCTGCCGTTTAAGATTGTGGGGAGTTTAAGGTATAAGCCTTCGGCGGCGAATTTGAGGGAGCACCCTGGTGGTGGGacttttgggagggggggtgcgGGGGATGAGCATAGGCCTTTGCTGGGGGcgcaggaagaggagcatgatgggaagaggcagaggaaacggggaggggaggagtcgAGTACTAGGACGAGGAGCAATACGACGGAGTCGGGGGATACGAGCAGTTCGTATAGGTCAAGAGGGGATTTGTTTCcgagtgatggggagggggatgaggatgcggTGCCGTTGGATGAGAATGAGTTTACGGTTGCGCTGAatagggttggggttgatgatcGGAGTAGTAATAGGACACGGAGCAGCAAGGGGAAACGACCGGCTGATAGGGATAGTAAGAAGGGGCTGTCGAGGACGGTGTCGAGGACCACGCTTGATTCAGCGTACACGCCAGACTCAGCGTCGCCTTTTCCGACgtatgaggatggggatgctGTGCCGTTGTCTATGCAGGAACTGCAACAAGAGGAAGAGCgtgccaagaaggaggaggatgaagagattgagaggaggaggagggcagcaaGCCAGTTGGCGGTGAAGAGGGGTCTGAGTGTGGATGACTATCAGGTTGAGTCTGAAGACCAGTCACCATGCAGCATCAACCAGAGCTTTCCAAACTCTGACCCTGACGAAGAAACCCAACCTGAATTAGAGGCAAAGATACCAGTGGAAGaaccaccaaaacaccagcaacaacaagagctGGAATTACCTACAGAACCCAAGAAGATGTCAGAGGTGGAACCGGCGGTTCGGTTTGTGCCCGCGAAGCTGCCTCATTTTGGGTGA